Part of the Listeria innocua genome is shown below.
ATGCATCCCAAACGACCGTTCTTAAAACTTCTAAAAATTCAGGGTCAGCATTTGGCATTGGAGGTCGGTGGTAAGCTGCACCAACTTCATCTGTTACTACTTTACATTCATAATCATTATCATAAAGTACTTCTAAATGTTCTGCGACAAAACCAACTGGCGTATAAATAAAATGTTTGTATTTTTCTCGGCCATGAAGTTCTCTTGTTAAATCTTGTACATCAGGTCCAAGCCAAGGTTCCCCGGTTTTCCCTTCACTTTGCCAACCTAGCGCATAATGAGGTACTGCTACTTTATCAAAAATTAAATCCGCTGTTTCTTGAAGTTGGTCTGGATACGGATCGTTATGTTGTTTAATTTTCTCTGGTAAACTGTGTGCGGAAACAATTAACACAGTGTCTATTAATTCCTCTGCTGGAATTTGTTTAGCTGTTTCATTAATTCTATCAGCCCACATTTGAATGAATTTTGGTTGTTTATACCAATCATTAATTGCTTGAATATGAATACCGCCCAATTTATCAGCAGCATCTTTCGCTCTTTTGTTATATGCTTCTACACT
Proteins encoded:
- the hemH gene encoding ferrochelatase codes for the protein MTKKVGLLVMAYGTPYKDEDIERYYTDIRHGHKPSEEMIADLRGRYHAIGGLSPLAKITEAQAYGLEKALNDAQDEVEFKAYIGLKHIEPFIEDAVEAMHKDGIEEAISIVLAPHYSSFSVEAYNKRAKDAADKLGGIHIQAINDWYKQPKFIQMWADRINETAKQIPAEELIDTVLIVSAHSLPEKIKQHNDPYPDQLQETADLIFDKVAVPHYALGWQSEGKTGEPWLGPDVQDLTRELHGREKYKHFIYTPVGFVAEHLEVLYDNDYECKVVTDEVGAAYHRPPMPNADPEFLEVLRTVVWDAYTK